A stretch of DNA from Paenibacillus albus:
CCTGAAATGGTTGTTTAGTTCCCACATCCATGTGGTATGCCGTTCAAGGTCGATCGCCCCTGCTCGGCTCTAACATTTATATCGGTGAGCAGATTTGATTTGTTTATACCTTTTCATGATTTATCTATTTTTTATTGTTGATACGATCTTTTAAAGCTTGGATATTGACGTTCTGTATAGCCGACTCCTTATTTGTCTGCTCAATCATGGCGTATACTTCTTTGCGCAAGATCTCAATGTCCCGCGGCGCTTTAAACCCGATCTTGACGGTCTCCGCATTTACCTCTAGAATCGTGATTTCGATGTTGTCCTGAATAATGACGGATTCGCCCTTCTTGCGAGAAAGTACTAGCATTGAAGCGCCTCCTTCTACTTATCTGCCAGCGCAAATAATGGATGTTTTGTTGTATATGACACATTCCCGAGAACAACCTGTTTGCCAACGCGATTGTTAGTATTAATAACGATCGGTGCAATCAAGTTCATCGTCGCTGCTTCCATATCACCATTAATGCTGATGATGCTTTGAATTATCACTTGGTCAACCGACTCAATTTCAAGATCTGCAATTGCGGACTCAGGAAGTTCAAAGTCATATTCAGGATAAAACACAAACGGATCCGTTATGATAAATGCTAAATCCCCATTATTAACAGACTGCAGATAGGATAAAGGTTTATCTTCTTCAGGAGATATTAGAATGAACGAATTCTCCCCTTCAAACCCTGGAATTCCATTTGAGAATGAATAAATCATGTCTTCTTCAACAGTTATTGTACCGAATCTGCTTGTTTGCAGTTCCATGGATTATTTTCTCTCCTCTTTGAATCTAACTCATCATAATAAATAAAAATGCTATAGAATGAAACCGAATTCGGTTATTCTATAGCATACATCAGATCAGTTCATCTATACACGCAGATCTATTTCAGCCACACTGAAACTCACAGACGGATACCGCTGCATCGAGTAGCTTACACCGCCACGCTGAAAGTCGATCTCCGGCTTGTTCGGCTGTGCTTGAATATCAACTCTCCCCGGTGTCACCTTAATATCTGGAGGGGTAATCTTAAACTCGATATCTACATTGTGCGCTGTAGCCGGTCCTAAATATTGAATGTCCGGTATTCCTCCATCCGCTATTGCCTCGTACGCAAATTCCGGAATCGGATTCTCTTTAATGCGCAAATCCCCCATTTGATTGCCTCTCTCAACAATTTGAGCAATGCCTTGGAGAGCGATTCCGGGCATCTGAGAGTAAATCCGATTCAGAAACTCAACCGGTTTCCCCCCGTTAAATGCTGCCCACATGCGATCCTGATTAAGGTTCAGCTCAGGCATCGGCGTAGGAGCGCTTATCTTCGTAGGAGTAGTCTTGATATCAAGATCGGCACGCTTGGAATGGATATCAAACATCCCTTGCTTCGTCTCAATTCCAATCAACGCCCGTTGTGATTCTGCCTGGATATACGGGAGTTTCATCCGTCATCACCTACTAATGCAGAAAATCGACAAGTGTCGGAGTAATTACTTTTGCACCTACAGAAAGAGAAGCTTGATAAATATTTTCATTAATCTTCGAGTCAATTAACAACTTATCAAAGTCAGCATCTTCGGTTTTGGATTGCATATCTGTAAGGTTGATTTCCAAATCATCCAATCGATTCTGCATCAGCTCGACCCTATTCACTTTAGCGCCTACCTCGGAACGTGCATTCAAAATTTTGTTCATTCGGGTTTCCAGGTTTGTGAGCTGTGCTGCCGCTCCCGATTGATTGCCTGAAGCAAAGTTGCTGATGATCTTATCAAGAACTGCGAATACGTTATCAGTATCCGCCGGTTTACCGAATACTTCATTGCCGGACAAATTAACTGGCAACGTAACGCCAACGCCTACTGCATAAGAAACGTCACCTGTATCCGTTACTACCTGCTTCGCATCAAAGCCTGCAACACTTTCGTCATAAGGCATCTTGTCGAAAGTCTGTCCGTTAAATACATATTTACCGTTCAGCTTACTATTAGCAATATCAAGAAGCTGACTCTTAAGCTGCGAAATCTCGTTATTAATATTATCTAGCGCGTACTGCGGGTTCGTACCGTTCGAGCCTTGAGTAGTCAACTCTTTAATCCGTTGCATGACATCACCAGCTTGGCCAATTACAGTATCGTTAAAATCCAGCCACGAATGCGCGGAATCCGCATTCTTCTGATATTGACCATTCGAAGCTAGCTCCGTACGGTAGCGAAGCGAGTACGTTATGCCAACCGGATCATCGGATGGCTTGTTGATTTTTCGGCCTGTAGTCAACTGATCCTGCAAACTGTCCATTTGTTTCAAGTTCCGGGATAAATTCCGACTCAGCTGCATATGCATCATACTTGGCGTTACACGTAAAGACATGTCTGTCAGCTCCTACTCTTAGCGTCCGACTACGCCGGTGCCGTTAATTAATTTCTCGAGCAATTGGTCGAACGTTGTCATAAACCGGGCAGCAGCACTATAAGCATGCTGATATTTGACCAGGTCCGACATCTCTTCATCTAATGATACGCCGCTGACGGACTGACGGCTGCCCTCTACCTGATCCGCTTGAGCGACGGAGTTCTCGTACTGACGCTGCGCCTCTTCCGATTGAACACCCAGTGCTCCAACCATCGAGCTGTAGAAATCGCTAATTGTCGAAGAAGATATACCATTACCCGTAGCGGATTGGTCGAATGAGAATTTCACATCGCCTAGCTGCGACATAAGCAGCGCTAAACTGTTATTCCCTTGGACGACTGTTGAAGCTCCACCGCTTGATGTCGTGCGCATGGATGTCGCGATTTTATTCGTATCACTTGCGATGTCAGGATTTAACTGGAATGTTGCCGCTGTTATACCTGTACCCGAACTAAAGGTGAAGAAATCAGATCCGCCGGTTGCCGGGTTATCCATCGTATAACCAAGCTTGTGAAGGCCGTTGATCCCTTTAACCGTCATCTTCGTGTCCACCGTTAGCGGTGTTGTTGTGCCAGGAAGAACGGAGCCAGCCGGGACAGTCACTTCAATGTCTCCGTTCGCCAGCGTATTCGCCAGCGTATCGAGCTGTTTCATATAATCGTTTACATAGACATCGCGCGATTGGATCATCCCGAACACTTCTCCGCTCGAGAGCTGTCCATCTCCAAACGACGACTCCAATCCTTCTCTCGTTAGATCGAAGGATTCGTCGCCTTGTACCAAAGTCTTATCGCCCATTGTGATCGTATAGCCTTCCGGCGCTTTAGACACTTCGACATTGACGATTTGGGAGAGCTGATCTGTAAGCAAGTCGCGTTGATCCTGAAGGTCGTTGGCATCATCACCAAGTCCCTCAATGCGGCGGATCTCCGTGTTCAAGGAAGCAATCGTGCTCATAATGGTGTTGGCTTGCGTCACCTTTACATCGATGCTGCTCGTCAGATCATCTTTTAAATCCGATAGCTGCTTACTTGTCTGATTAAACGAATCCGTCAGGGCAAGCGCGGTTTCGCGAACGATCTTGCGGCCTGTTACATTCTCGGGATCTTTACTTAGATCTGACCAAGCTTGATAGAACTTGTCCATAACTGAACGAATACCTGAATCTGAGGGCTCGTTCACAATAGACTCCAGCTTGCTCAGCGTATCAGATTGTACCGACCATGCACCTACATATTTGTTCTGATTGCGGAATTGATCGTCCAAGAATGAAGTGCGTACCCGAGTAATTGCCGTTGCCTCAACCCCTGTGCCGAGCTGGCCGGCAGCTGTAGAACGGTTTATTCCATAGGCTTCCATCGGTCGGCTTGCCGTTAGTGAGACCCGTTGGCGAGAGTAGCCCGCTGTGTTGGCGTTGGAGATATTATGACCAACGGTATTAATTGCTGTTTGCTGCGCAAACAAGCTGCGTTTCGCTGTTTCTATGGAATGAAAGGTTGATGTCATCGCGCTCTAAGTGCCTCCCTATCCTCTTGTATTGAATAAACCGGATCGCATATTGCTGCCGTAGCCAGGACTGTGAGGGTGCTGATAAACGACATCGCTGTTCGGATCGTCCACCATCAGGTCGATGGAGTAATCTATAAATTTAAGAGACTGCTCAATAAGCTGCTGATTCAGCTTGCTTGTCATTTGCAGATCTTCCAGTAAGCTCGTTAAAGTTGTATGCAGGTCGGTCAAAAGCTTCTTGTCTTGATGCGAAGTTACGGTCCGAATCATTTCGCTGATTTTGCCGCCTTTATAGCGAAGCAGCCCAAGATTGGTAAAGTACTGGCCGCACTGCCTCATGCGCAGCTGCTCCAGCTCCTCTGCTGTCTTGACCAGTCTGCGTTCCTTCTGAATAGCAGCATTAAGCTGCTCCACTTTGTTATGGACAAGATATGGTGTTTTCTCCTTCGCCAGAGCTAGCAATTGACTGTAAACATCAGCCTGCTGCTCAAGCGTTGCGATAATTGTTTCTACATTCACGAGCCTCACCTATCTTGTCGTTAGTTTTTCAAAAAAGGAAGCAGCTTCTCAGCGATCTTGCCGGATTCCACGTGGTAAGTGCCGGAGCTTACCGATTGCTTCAGGTTGTCAATCAGCTGGCTGCGGTCGGTGCTGCTCACGCGACTGCTGGATAACATCTCTTGCGCCTCTGCCGAAATTTGCACCTCGTCTGTCTTACGCTTGCGGCTAGCCGCTCCTGCCTGCAAGTCGCTTTGTTTCTGATATGGATTTACCGCGTTGATCCGAGGCGTTTGATTGATCTTCATATTAATCCCTCCAAACAAATAAAAAAGCCGATAACTCTATCTAAGAGTATTATCGGCACATTACGTTTATATTTTATAGTCATTGTAAAGTAAACCGCAATCATTCGCCTCTGTCCAAATTCCGGTAGGCGGAAAGAGCGGATGTTGAAGTAGAAGATTTCTCAGCCGGCTTGTTATCGGCTTGTTTCTGAGCTTGACGATACTTGTTCACTTCCGTCAGCAGCTTGGCTCTGCAGCTGTCGCACTTTGTATGCTCACGAATCAATATGCCGCACATCTCGCATGGATACATTAAATTTGGGGCATTCACGAGCGAAATACGGCCTTCACGAATGAATTTCGTGATCTGCTTGATGGAAACTTCGGTTGCGTCAGCGAGCTCGTTAATATCGGTACCTTTATTCTTACGTAGATAATCGGAGCAAAGCGTATATTCCTGATCGATATCTTTTATACAGTTTCCGCAGACATCGCGGAAGTTCTTAGCAAATAGTTTCCCGCAGCGAGGACAATTACCGAGATCCATTCTTCACTGCTCCCTTCATTCATCCATTGGTGACTTCATATTAACTCAAAAAGGGACAAATTTCACCACCTTTTTCACCAAGTATTAGCAGGGATAAGGCCTAGTGTATGAAAATGCTCCTATTGTCCTATGATCTTGCAAGCGTCAGAATGAACAGTTCCACGATCGAGTCAGGCCGCTGCCTTCGGATTTCTTCGGCCAGTGCAGCTGCGCAAGCATTCGCTGTACTTCCCGTCGTATAAATATCATCAATAATAATCAGACGAAGACAGGATGGATGCAGTACCTCCAGCATGCCGGAGGTGAGAGCCGGATCCGCTAAAAAGAGATTATGCGTATCGCGTAAACGTGCGCCTCTGGTCTTGTAGCTCTGCTTGCCACTATGACGTGTCCTCAACAGTACATGATGAAGCGGAATCTGCACGCGTTCGGCGAGGTAGGCGCCAAGCCGCTCTGACTGATTGAACTCGCGTTCGGCTAGACGCTCACTGCTGACGGGGACCGGAATAAGGGCATCAATCGGAGGAAGCGCCTCTGGCTGGGCCCCCTTGGACGAAGCTCCCTCACAAGACCATGATAAGCTGCAGCCAGCATCTCGCCGAACAGTGGAGCAAGCATTTCGTTCCCCCGATATTTATACAGCGCAAGCCACTCCCTAATTCGCGCATTGTATCGCACGGCAGAACGATTGCAGAGAAAAGCGGCATCGCTGCGGCGGGAGCAATCCGGACAATATTCAGGGCGTCCGCAGACCTGGCAATCGATGTGAGTAATCCATGGAATTTGGCGAAAACAAAGCGAGCACAAGGACGGGAAGTTCCGGTGGCGCGGCCTGTTGTCTGCATTACCGCAAATAAGGCAAGCGCGGGATTTGGCAGTGAGCAGTTGAACGGACTGCCGCATGGCAGTGATGATAGTACGGATTTTGGTGGGTAAGGTGATCGGGAGGATGTTGGAAACGGGATTGGGCTGAGCAATAGGTAAGGTGACAGGAAGAGCGACTGCTAAAACATGAAGCAGAGTTATATGGGGAACAGTAGGCACGGCAATCATCGCCTTTCCTTGTGGTTTATTAGGAAGCCTTTACGGCGAGCGATTCGGTTCATCGCTCGAATCTGCCGAATCGCGGATTGCTGGGTACTTGTACGGGAGGAACCGAAGAAGTAGACCATGCCTGCCGGATCGTCGCTAGATCGCCCTGCTCGCCCCGCCATCTGGATAAGTGAAGTATCGTCAAACAGCTTGCAGTCCGCATCCAGAATATACACATCGCTCTTCGGTATCGTGACACCTCGCTCGAGAATGGTAGTCGTGACGAGCAGCCTAATGGCTCGTTCGCGAAACCGCATAACCTTCTGTGCGCGTTCCTCGTCTTTGGATGAGGTGCCTTCAATGACAATGCCGGGAAAGCTGGTACGGAGCTGCCGGACAAGCGGCTCGACCTCGCGAATCTGCTGAACAAACAAGAATAGCTGAGCGCCGCGATGAAGCGATTGTTCAATCGCTTGGACAAGCCTACGCGGAAAGTGACGCTGGCTTAGAAGCTTATGTACAGGCGGGATGCTGTGCTGCTTGGGCACAGGCAGCGGATGCCGATGAAACCGCACAGGCACGCGCGCGTGAGCGAGCCGTCCGGATTTGGCCGCGCGGCGAAGATCCGCCGGAGGCGTTGCCGATAAGAGCACATTTACGCCGCCGGACTTGCATACCTTCTCTGCGGCATACTGGAGCATTGGATCGTTATGGTATGGAAAAGCGTCGATCTCATCAATAATGACCAGATCAAAGCCATGCTGAAAACGAAACAGCTGATGTGTCGTGGCAATCGTAACATCGCCCCGCTCCCAGCGCTGCTTGCTGCCGCCATATAAAGTGACTACGCTCGCGTCAGGGAACGCTCTGCGAATGCGGGGATCCAGCTCCAGCACAACATCGCGGCGCGGAGTGGCGATTAGCACTCTCCCTCCTCGCTGAAGCGCGGCCTCGATGAGCGGAAAGATCATCTCGGTCTTGCCCGCTCCGGTAACTGCCCAGAGCAGAAATTTGCGCGGGGCTGGGAGAAAGGAGCGGCTCGGGGCTGTAAGTAGGGCCGAGAGAAACCAACTGCGCGCGGACGCAACTAAAGAGCGGTTCGATTTCGAGCCTGTTAGAGATGGGAGAAGGGAGCGGCGTACAGATACAACTAGAGCGCGGCTCAGTTTCGAGCCTGTTAGGGATGAGAGCAGGGAACGGCGCACGAACGCAACTAGAGAGCGGCTCGTTTTCGAGCCTGTTAGGGATGAGAGCAGGGAACGGCGCACGGATACAACTAAAGAGCAGCTCGATTTCGAGCCTGTTAGAGATGAGTGAAGGGAGTGGCGAGGCGCGCTTGGGTGGCGTGTTGGCGATGCTGCCATGTAACGCAGCGCCGCTGCTGCCGCTTCGGCCTGGGCAGGGCTTAGCGCCCAGGCTGCGCTTGGCGCGAGGGTGGCGCTTAGCA
This window harbors:
- the csrA gene encoding carbon storage regulator CsrA, producing the protein MLVLSRKKGESVIIQDNIEITILEVNAETVKIGFKAPRDIEILRKEVYAMIEQTNKESAIQNVNIQALKDRINNKK
- the fliW gene encoding flagellar assembly protein FliW, which encodes MELQTSRFGTITVEEDMIYSFSNGIPGFEGENSFILISPEEDKPLSYLQSVNNGDLAFIITDPFVFYPEYDFELPESAIADLEIESVDQVIIQSIISINGDMEAATMNLIAPIVINTNNRVGKQVVLGNVSYTTKHPLFALADK
- a CDS encoding DUF6470 family protein, with protein sequence MKLPYIQAESQRALIGIETKQGMFDIHSKRADLDIKTTPTKISAPTPMPELNLNQDRMWAAFNGGKPVEFLNRIYSQMPGIALQGIAQIVERGNQMGDLRIKENPIPEFAYEAIADGGIPDIQYLGPATAHNVDIEFKITPPDIKVTPGRVDIQAQPNKPEIDFQRGGVSYSMQRYPSVSFSVAEIDLRV
- the flgL gene encoding flagellar hook-associated protein FlgL; the encoded protein is MSLRVTPSMMHMQLSRNLSRNLKQMDSLQDQLTTGRKINKPSDDPVGITYSLRYRTELASNGQYQKNADSAHSWLDFNDTVIGQAGDVMQRIKELTTQGSNGTNPQYALDNINNEISQLKSQLLDIANSKLNGKYVFNGQTFDKMPYDESVAGFDAKQVVTDTGDVSYAVGVGVTLPVNLSGNEVFGKPADTDNVFAVLDKIISNFASGNQSGAAAQLTNLETRMNKILNARSEVGAKVNRVELMQNRLDDLEINLTDMQSKTEDADFDKLLIDSKINENIYQASLSVGAKVITPTLVDFLH
- the flgK gene encoding flagellar hook-associated protein FlgK, with the translated sequence MTSTFHSIETAKRSLFAQQTAINTVGHNISNANTAGYSRQRVSLTASRPMEAYGINRSTAAGQLGTGVEATAITRVRTSFLDDQFRNQNKYVGAWSVQSDTLSKLESIVNEPSDSGIRSVMDKFYQAWSDLSKDPENVTGRKIVRETALALTDSFNQTSKQLSDLKDDLTSSIDVKVTQANTIMSTIASLNTEIRRIEGLGDDANDLQDQRDLLTDQLSQIVNVEVSKAPEGYTITMGDKTLVQGDESFDLTREGLESSFGDGQLSSGEVFGMIQSRDVYVNDYMKQLDTLANTLANGDIEVTVPAGSVLPGTTTPLTVDTKMTVKGINGLHKLGYTMDNPATGGSDFFTFSSGTGITAATFQLNPDIASDTNKIATSMRTTSSGGASTVVQGNNSLALLMSQLGDVKFSFDQSATGNGISSSTISDFYSSMVGALGVQSEEAQRQYENSVAQADQVEGSRQSVSGVSLDEEMSDLVKYQHAYSAAARFMTTFDQLLEKLINGTGVVGR
- a CDS encoding flagellar protein FlgN, producing MNVETIIATLEQQADVYSQLLALAKEKTPYLVHNKVEQLNAAIQKERRLVKTAEELEQLRMRQCGQYFTNLGLLRYKGGKISEMIRTVTSHQDKKLLTDLHTTLTSLLEDLQMTSKLNQQLIEQSLKFIDYSIDLMVDDPNSDVVYQHPHSPGYGSNMRSGLFNTRG
- the flgM gene encoding flagellar biosynthesis anti-sigma factor FlgM encodes the protein MKINQTPRINAVNPYQKQSDLQAGAASRKRKTDEVQISAEAQEMLSSSRVSSTDRSQLIDNLKQSVSSGTYHVESGKIAEKLLPFLKN
- a CDS encoding flagellar protein; this encodes MDLGNCPRCGKLFAKNFRDVCGNCIKDIDQEYTLCSDYLRKNKGTDINELADATEVSIKQITKFIREGRISLVNAPNLMYPCEMCGILIREHTKCDSCRAKLLTEVNKYRQAQKQADNKPAEKSSTSTSALSAYRNLDRGE
- a CDS encoding helicase-related protein gives rise to the protein MKVFMYAVLAQGRSLARWSVAPEIDYDYWLRSGYRETAEQAAQRWGAEEDWNGDSHNEGESGKAGDARVVVAWSAPLPLGHAVQVAERWSGKARNEQVLREELTRLVGEAWASDLRLGLPVQERESAHAVRVAAASEGTADAAALAARAGRAASLLQGRALLSSEALALLGAAVAAEPASAAPQPWSAAAPALQLAALLGLLRLGGAVAPQSQPRLLRWREALGARPRLRLRCQRCGSGTARMRRTPCAGCGRACAYCEACLTMGRSRECGLLIHGTLRSQARSAAPVLSATLAPSAAWALSPAQAEAAAAALRYMAASPTRHPSAPRHSLHSSLTGSKSSCSLVVSVRRSLLSSLTGSKTSRSLVAFVRRSLLSSLTGSKLSRALVVSVRRSLLPSLTGSKSNRSLVASARSWFLSALLTAPSRSFLPAPRKFLLWAVTGAGKTEMIFPLIEAALQRGGRVLIATPRRDVVLELDPRIRRAFPDASVVTLYGGSKQRWERGDVTIATTHQLFRFQHGFDLVIIDEIDAFPYHNDPMLQYAAEKVCKSGGVNVLLSATPPADLRRAAKSGRLAHARVPVRFHRHPLPVPKQHSIPPVHKLLSQRHFPRRLVQAIEQSLHRGAQLFLFVQQIREVEPLVRQLRTSFPGIVIEGTSSKDEERAQKVMRFRERAIRLLVTTTILERGVTIPKSDVYILDADCKLFDDTSLIQMAGRAGRSSDDPAGMVYFFGSSRTSTQQSAIRQIRAMNRIARRKGFLINHKERR